The proteins below are encoded in one region of Pseudomonas putida NBRC 14164:
- a CDS encoding OprD family porin gives MRICHTLPFALLGAGVIAGLPGTSLAAGFVEDSKATLGLRNFYINRNFTNPSNPQSKAEEWTQSFILDARSGFTEGPVGFGVDVLGLWSVKLDGGGGTYGTALLPRHDDGKPADDYGRLAVAGKARISKTELKIGEWMPVLPILRSDDGRSLPQTFRGGQVTSNEIAGLTLYGGQFRGNSPRNDASMEDMSYGAGVSDRFNFVGGEYKFNQDRTLVGLWNAVLKDVYQQQYLQLSHSQPVGDWTLGANLGYFHGDEDGSERAGELDNKTYSGMFSAKYGGSTFWVGLQKVDGDTWMRVNGTSGGTLANDSYNSSFDNANERSWQVRHDFNFVTVGVPGLTLMNRYISGRDVHSGVVTDGKEWVRETELAYVIQSGAFKDLSVKWRNSSIRRDYSNNEFDENRLIFNYPLSLL, from the coding sequence ATGAGAATCTGCCATACCCTTCCTTTCGCCCTGCTCGGCGCCGGGGTCATCGCCGGCCTGCCGGGCACCAGCCTGGCTGCGGGCTTTGTCGAGGACAGCAAGGCCACCCTCGGGCTGCGCAACTTCTACATCAACCGTAACTTCACCAACCCCAGCAACCCGCAAAGCAAGGCCGAGGAGTGGACGCAAAGCTTCATTCTCGATGCCCGTTCGGGGTTCACCGAGGGGCCGGTCGGGTTCGGCGTGGATGTCTTGGGGCTGTGGTCGGTCAAGCTCGACGGCGGCGGCGGGACCTACGGCACGGCGTTGCTGCCCCGCCATGACGATGGCAAGCCGGCAGACGACTACGGGCGCCTGGCGGTGGCGGGCAAGGCGCGTATTTCCAAGACCGAGCTGAAGATTGGTGAGTGGATGCCAGTGCTGCCGATTCTTCGCTCGGACGACGGTCGCTCGTTACCGCAGACATTCCGTGGCGGGCAGGTCACCTCCAATGAAATCGCAGGGCTGACCCTGTACGGCGGCCAGTTCCGCGGCAACAGCCCGCGTAACGACGCCAGCATGGAAGACATGAGCTACGGCGCTGGCGTGTCGGACCGGTTCAACTTCGTCGGCGGCGAGTACAAGTTCAACCAGGACCGCACGCTGGTGGGCCTGTGGAATGCGGTGCTGAAGGACGTGTACCAGCAACAGTACCTGCAACTGAGCCACAGCCAGCCGGTGGGTGACTGGACCCTGGGTGCCAACCTGGGCTACTTCCATGGCGATGAGGACGGCTCCGAACGCGCTGGCGAACTGGACAATAAAACCTACTCGGGGATGTTCTCGGCCAAGTACGGCGGCAGCACGTTCTGGGTGGGGCTGCAGAAAGTCGATGGCGATACCTGGATGCGGGTCAACGGCACCAGTGGCGGGACCTTGGCCAACGACAGTTACAACTCCAGCTTCGACAATGCCAACGAGCGTTCGTGGCAGGTGCGGCATGACTTCAACTTTGTCACCGTCGGGGTGCCGGGGCTGACCTTGATGAACCGCTATATCAGCGGGCGCGACGTGCACAGCGGGGTGGTGACCGATGGTAAGGAATGGGTGCGTGAGACCGAGCTGGCGTACGTGATCCAGAGCGGGGCGTTCAAGGATTTGAGTGTGAAGTGGCGAAATTCGTCGATTCGGCGGGATTACAGCAATAACGAGTTCGATGAGAACCGGTTGATCTTCAATTACCCGTTATCGCTCTTGTAA
- a CDS encoding ribonucleotide-diphosphate reductase subunit beta, producing MLSWDEFDNEDGEVAAKGNTPAQAAAAATLDKLDSAGGAAALEARAATASDSEAVKRAKAALDALDVAEGLAELEGSSARVAVDEKRMINCRADLNQLVPFKYDWAWQKYLDGCANHWMPQEVNMTADIALWKSQDGLTEDERRIVMRNLGFFSTADSLVANNLALAVYRLITNPECRQYILRQAFEEAIHTHAYQYCIESLGMDEGEIFNMYHEIPSVAKKAAWGLKYTRAISDPEFNTGTVETDKELLRNLIAYYCVLEGIFFYCGFTQILSMGRRNKMTGVAEQFQYILRDESMHLNFGIDVINQIKIENPHLWDAAMKEEATQMILQGTQLEIEYARDTMPRGVLGMNAAMMEDYLKFIANRRLTQIGLKEEYPGTTNPFPWMSEIMDLKKEKNFFETRVIEYQTGGALSWD from the coding sequence ATGCTGAGCTGGGACGAATTCGATAACGAAGACGGCGAAGTAGCCGCTAAAGGCAACACCCCTGCGCAGGCCGCTGCCGCCGCCACCCTCGACAAGCTCGACAGCGCCGGTGGTGCCGCCGCTCTGGAAGCTCGCGCTGCTACCGCGTCTGACTCCGAAGCCGTCAAACGTGCCAAAGCTGCCCTCGACGCCCTCGACGTGGCCGAAGGCCTGGCCGAGCTGGAAGGTTCATCGGCCCGTGTCGCGGTAGACGAAAAGCGCATGATCAACTGCCGCGCCGACCTGAACCAGCTGGTGCCGTTCAAGTATGACTGGGCCTGGCAGAAGTACCTGGACGGCTGCGCCAACCACTGGATGCCGCAAGAGGTCAACATGACCGCCGACATCGCCCTGTGGAAGAGCCAGGACGGCCTGACCGAAGACGAGCGCCGCATCGTCATGCGTAACCTGGGCTTCTTCTCCACCGCCGACTCGCTTGTTGCCAACAACCTGGCCCTGGCTGTGTACCGCCTGATCACCAACCCGGAGTGCCGCCAGTACATCCTGCGCCAGGCCTTTGAAGAGGCGATCCATACCCACGCCTACCAGTACTGCATCGAGTCGCTGGGCATGGATGAAGGCGAGATCTTCAACATGTACCACGAGATCCCGTCGGTCGCTAAAAAAGCCGCCTGGGGCCTGAAGTACACCCGCGCCATCTCCGACCCGGAATTCAACACCGGCACCGTCGAAACCGACAAAGAGCTGCTGCGCAACCTGATCGCCTACTACTGCGTACTGGAAGGCATCTTCTTCTACTGCGGCTTCACCCAGATCCTGTCCATGGGCCGCCGCAACAAGATGACCGGCGTTGCCGAGCAGTTCCAGTACATCCTGCGTGACGAGTCGATGCACCTGAACTTCGGTATCGACGTGATCAACCAGATCAAGATCGAGAACCCGCACCTGTGGGATGCGGCGATGAAGGAAGAAGCGACCCAGATGATCCTGCAAGGGACCCAGCTGGAGATCGAATACGCCCGAGACACCATGCCACGCGGAGTGCTGGGCATGAACGCGGCGATGATGGAGGATTACCTCAAGTTCATTGCCAACCGTCGCCTGACACAGATCGGCCTGAAGGAAGAGTATCCAGGGACTACCAACCCGTTCCCATGGATGAGCGAGATCATGGACTTGAAGAAAGAGAAAAACTTCTTTGAGACCCGTGTGATTGAGTATCAGACGGGTGGTGCTTTGAGCTGGGACTGA